Part of the Penaeus vannamei isolate JL-2024 unplaced genomic scaffold, ASM4276789v1 unanchor3707, whole genome shotgun sequence genome is shown below.
acacacacacatcacatcacaaacacacacaccacatcacaaacacacacacacatcacaaacacacacaccacatcacaaacacacacaccgcatcacaaacacacacaccgtatcacaaacacacacaccgcatcacaaacacacacaccgtatcacaaacacacacacaccacctcacaaacacacacaccacatcacaaacacacacaccgcatcacaaacacacacaccacatcacaaacacacacaccgcatcacaaacacacacaccacatcacaaacacacacaccacatcacaaacacaaacacacacacacacacatacacagacacacacacacacacacacacacacacacacacatcatactactactactactactactactactactactactactactactactactactactactactactactactactactactactactactactactacaacacccccacacaccccaacccacaccacgccccaccctacccacaaccacacccaaacAAAAATATCCACCTTTAACGCATACCCACCCCTTTGTCTTCCTCAGTATGCAACCGCGTGATCACGGGTCCACGAGGGGTCATAACCTCGTTCAACTACCCGAACCCGTATCCCCACGACCAGAACTGCACGTGGACGATCAGAGTCCCCCAAGGAAACGCGATCAATGCTTCATTCAGTGATTTCGTCTTGGAGGAGTCGAGGAGTTCCGAGACCGAGCTGTGTTACTTCGACTTCGTGGAGGTGAGTTGGGACTGCGTAGAAAATGGGGAAAGTTGAACATAGAGACTTCTATGCCCACGCGTATGTTTAACGTGTGTGTGAGAAGGTAGTAAACGAGTACTTGTActaatcgtattcatgttgacaaatgtagaaaaggtatgaatgagaatgaatagcttcgcaatacaagagatgtatttgacctgtttcgattatatcttcgtcataaatacatgtattactGACGAAGAGCACTTGTACCTACATGCGTACTTACCGTGTGTGTAAGAAGGTAGTAAACGAGCACTTGTACCCACACGCGCACTTACCATGTGTGTAAGAAGGTAGAAAATAGGCATTGTTACCCACACGCCTACATTTAACGTGTGTGTTAGAAGGTAGTAAACAAGCACTTGTACCCACACGCATCTTTACCATGTGTAAGAAGGTAGTGAACGAGCATTTGTATACCCACACGCGTATTTAACGTGTGTGTAAGAAGGTAGAAAATAGGCACTGGTACCCACACACTTATTTACCGTGTGTGTAAGGTAATAAATAGGGATTTTTACCCACATTCTCATTTACTGTGCGTGTACCATGGTAAAAATAGGCTCTTGTTCCATACACATATGAACTGTAGCCCGATATGTGTTGATTTTGATGTGTTCGGAAGTATCCAAAATAGATATGCTAAATGTAGAATGAGGTAGTAAAGGATAACAGCCCAGTGAAATATTAATAGAAtaacaaatagcaataatgataagactgatagtaataatgataatgaaaacattgacTGGAAACCCAAAGAACGTTATtcaacctctctctgtctctccctgcaaCTCCCTGACACTCCCCGaaactccctctccctgccactccctgaaactcccttcttctccctgccactccctgaaactccctctcctttccactccctgaAACTCCCTTCCTGTACCTgaaactccctctcctttccactccctgaAACTCCCTTCCTGTACCTgaaactcccttcctctccctgccactccctaaaattcccttcctcttcctgcacCTTCCTGCTACTCCCTGaaactccctctccctgccactcCCTGAAACTCCCTgaaactcccttcctctccttgcaCCTTCCTGAaactccctcaatctcccttcctctccttgcaCCTTCCTGAAACTCCCttaatctcccttcctcttgctaCCACTTCCTGAAACTCCCTTAATATCCCTgcaactcccttcctctccctaacacTCCCTGaaactccctctccctgccactccctgaaactctcttcctctccccgccctACCTGTACAGCTACGTGAGGGGCGGGGCAGCGAGGCGGGGCGCTCCGTCATCGGGCACTACTGCAGGACACACCCACCGCCGCCCATCGGCACCTCGCCCACCATGAACGTCCTTGAGGTGAACTTCGTCAGCGATTACATTGTGGCCGACAACGGATTTCGTCTCGAGTGGGTCGTTAACGGTAAGGAAACGCAAAGAGGGGATTTAATTTAGGAGAAAGATGGTCTAGAGTTTAATTAATCCGTTTAACAAAGAGATTGGATTACCGAGAGCGTTGGAATAGGGGAGTACAAATAAACTTGATTGATTTAACAGAGAATTCAGATTGCTAAGAGCGGTGGAATCGGGGGATCGCCGCACAAATtaatttagtttattaatttacCAAAGGTCAGATTACCTAGAGCGTTGCCTGGGAGTGCCACACAATTTCTAAACAAATTTAACAGACATAAGATTACTTAGATCGTTAAGTTCTAAGAACGCCACACAATTTCTGAATAAGCCGAACAAGGATAAGATTACCTAGACCGTTAGAATCTAGGAACACCACATGGATTCTAGATAAACTTAACAAACAAGATTACCTAGAATGTTAGAGACAAGATTACTTAAACTGTTAGAATCTAGGAGAGAAGCACAATTTCTAAACAGACTTAACAGACATAAGATTACCTAGAATGTAGGAATTTAAACAGCATGGGAAAAACTACAGTCTGAGTCAGTTTCTTAGAGAAGTCGGAGCAAAATATAATAACGCGTCCCCTTGTATGTAGCTATTTGCATATGAATCAAATTTAATTGTCTTATCAGAACTGTTTGAGctagaagtgggggggggggtgttgaagaTACTACTACGGTCATTTAAAGTACCTTattaatgtaaaaaatatatgcatataaaatgttGAAAATGTGAAATGCATGATAAGgagtaaaatgaataaatcaatgaattaatagatacataatatttagaatgaaataatgattaaataaatgatgataaaaaaaactaataacataAGATAAACCAcaaattttcttccctttccctcccttgccttccctttccctctcattccctctctttctcctctgtccctacctttctctcccgttcccttttttctcaccctatccctcccattccctacattttcctcctgttttctcccatttctttccgttctctctcattccctttctttccctcccatttcctccctttccttcccgttctcttccattccctctctttccccctttctctctctcccatttcctccgtcGATCCAGGCTGCGGAGGCGAGCTGACGAAGGCAAGCGGGTCCTTCCACAGCCCGAACTACCCGAACGCCTACCCGATCAACACCGACTGCGAGTGGCATATCCGCACCGCCCCGGGCACCAAGATCGAGATCACCGTGCACGACTTCGATCTGGAGAGCTTTGGCAACTGCGTCTTCGATTCGCTGAAGGTAAGGGCTGAGGGTTTCGTGGGCGAGGTtttgctggggtgggggtgggggggtcgtggTGGTttagggggttaggggaaggttttgctgggggtgggagtgggggggtcgTGGTGgtttgggggggtaagggggaaggtttTGTGGTGAGAGTTTTGTGTATTTTAGTGAGGGTTTCTTGGGGTTTGGGGGTATGGGTTAGGTTTTGTGTATTTTAGTGAGGGTTTCGTGGGGtttggggataaggggaaggtttTGTGGTGGttgggggtaagaggaaggattTTTGGTGGtttggggataagggggaggtttTGTGGTGAGGGTTTCGTGGGGtttgggggtaaggggaaggttttgtggtggtggggggaaaggggaaggttttGTGGTGGttaggggtaagaggaaggattTTTGGTGGtttggggataagggggaggtttTGTGGTGAGGGTTTTGTGTATTTTAGTGAGGTATTTCAGTGAGGGTTTCGTGGGGtttgggggtaaggggaaggtttTGTGGTGGTtggggttaaggggaaggttTTGTGGTGGtttgggggtaaggggaaggtttTGTGGCGAGGTTTTTGTGgttggaggtaaggggaaggtttTGTGCTGAGGGTTCCACTGTATTTGGAGGCAGGAGAAGGCTTTATGGCGAGGATTTCGTggttggggtaaggggaaggTTTTTTTGGATAGGGTTTCACTGTGTTTGGAGGCAAGGTGTGAAGGTTTTGTGGCGAGGTTTTACTGTGTctggagatgagggtgagggtttCGCTAAGTCACACAGATTGAATAAGTACctaaagccagacagacagatccacATGAACAcgaacatcaccatcactaccatcatcatcatcatcatcatcatcatcatcatcatcatcatcatcatcatcaccaccaccaccatcatcatcatcaccaccaccatcatcatcatcaccaccaccatcatcatcatcatcaccaccaccatcatcatcaccaccaccaccaccaccaccaccaccaccacgaccaccaccaccaccaccacgaccacgaccacgaccacgaccacgaccacgaccaccaccaccaccaccaccaccaccaccacgaccaccatcatcaccaacctcaccatcacagtcaacatcatcaccaacctcaccatcacagtcaacatcatcaccaccatcatcaccaacctcaccatcacagtcaacatcatcaccaacctcaccatcacagtcaacatcatcaccaccatcatcaccaacctcaccatcacagtcaacatcattaccatcacagtcAACATCACCATCTTCTCGCCAGATATACGGAGGCCCTGACGCGTCTTCGCCAGAGCTGCAGACGCTGTGTCACCGGCAGACGAACCCCATCATCGCCACTACCCAGGGCAATAGGGCCTTCCTCTCCCTGCATAGCGACCAGTCTGTCAGGGGAAAGGGCTTCAATGCAACCTACAGGACTTTACGTGATGGTTAGTTTAATGGTTCTTTtgtgttaaaaaaaaggaaggaaagaaagggggaagagagagggacagaaaggaaaagaaaggttgGTTCAGtctgttgtttatatttttctttcttgcttacgtttttgttgttgttgtttcttggacgtttttttctttctctctttgtcgattttttcttgcatttttttctttttatattcttctgattgtttttctttctagattgtttttttttctttctttccttctatatatttatgtttctctttccttatttctttccgtctttcctttttctttcgttggtaattttctatattacgtccccataaccgatatcgacgattttggtatcgttggattcctctcgctctatacaatgcaaatatgtaggttttattgctcggaaacctcccgttagcggcaaacttggccccgatagcaggggagggcatggaaggttccagagaaaatgcggggttaaataacactattaATTCAATGCACTTTGAAactaaccatggttattcacatgactttccaatgcagagggctgcgccccctgcgacctcccctggggggggggctgccgccccccaaccctcgCCGAGCAAACAAAACCTCCGCCACGTATTCACGGTAGGCTAGAGCGTTACGCAATCatcgacgatgtcggagcggcgggcgtcatattacaattacctcgtaacattcccactgaatcagcaaattaaccttggcatagtcagcattgtataaagagacgattgtagtataatcaggatgaacagggtggcccgccctcgtcggcgggttttgcgcctctttcgatgttacaccgatggcctcaaggtcgagcttcccgtcctctggaacaacgacatccgtattcctaaccgaaataaccgtcgcgttcagaagtcagtcatagccgccgcgatggccgagtgtggagggtgctcgtactcggaGACGGATTTCCTGCGCGAAATAGGTACAAGCcaggaagaaatgtaagagatgtttatggccgcaggaagaagcacttcgcaGGGTACCTGGCTCGGTGCATGTTCCTCATGCACTACCAggacctgaatgtgaggttgcaccacttcctgtgtgctgcagcgtcgctgtatcctccggcctaggacctcctgccggacgcaccctggcTCCTTCACCctctgcggcaaaggagcgccCTCCCCACTATTAGCGGCATCTATCAattaggttagtaccttaaaaatcccaggttattgtaggttatcgactccgcatctagttcgtgtgcgctctatcctgccgtgaataagTGGTTGACGGGGGTTGAGGGGCGGCAGCTTCCTGCAGTGGAAAGTCATgggaataaccatgattattttcactgtgggttatattattagggtaattttcaatattacgtccgccgccccgacatcgtcgcccccgcaatcggggccaagtttgtcgctaacggggggtttcctaGCAATAAAACCTGTAAATTTACATTGTATAgattgagaggaatccaacgataacataatcgtcgatatcggtttcGATATCGATATCGGTatcggacgtaatatagaaaattaccctttcttttcttcatcctttcctactgtttttttttttttacattctttcctACTCTGGTTCTTACATTCTtcctgtctatctgcttatctttcttttgttctttctttctgttgtgtTTGTGCACAACTATATTTCATTAGTATTCCATATAATAACCTGCAAGGTATAAATATGTTGCTTTATTAAAACCTCTGTTGTAATCCCATGTTCCTCGCCAACTTTGTAATTTTGGATCTTCTTATGACCTTCTATAATTCGGTTAATTATACGCGATCTTGTAAGATGCTGCTTGTTTAATTAAGATCTTGTATGAGGAAGGATTAGTAGTCAACATACTTGCCGGTTGGTGGCGCATGTACATAGAAAATGTATCGTAAGGGGTAACTGAAATATAGTGTAAGTAATACCCTGATACATTGTATAAAACTAAATAGGAACTATATAATTATTCTGAGTACAAAACactttctatctgtctcactttccttcattcattcttgtACAAATTATGATTATCACAGAGCTGTTCTGTATGATATCTAGAAATATCAATCAAgccaataaaggaaaataaaaacactatATGGAAGAACAACCAATTCTACTAAATTATAAATTCTACTAAAagctgtgtagtgcagtggtagCATTCTGGtatagcaatcttgctgaccctcCCTCGctcacagggggagggggggggtgtagtttagaagcacaataaacataCAAGCCACTGTTTAACTGAAGTCACAAGAGTCTGTGATAACAAACcctacatcattgttattatcattacaagccACAATTTTACTGGTCACAAGAGTCAGTGACAACAAAcccttatattattgttattattatcattatctttattattttcctgtaGGATGCGGGGGCGTTTTCTCGGCACCCGAAGGCACCATTCACACCCCTGGCTACCCCAACCAGGACGTCACCAACAGCGACTGTCAGTGGACTATCACTGTCGACCG
Proteins encoded:
- the LOC113826828 gene encoding cubilin (The sequence of the model RefSeq protein was modified relative to this genomic sequence to represent the inferred CDS: added 221 bases not found in genome assembly), with translation MPQIRDGDNERAPLLGRHCATADRFVGYNSSSNTMYISFLADHTISSRGFKAHYTAVCNRVITGPRGVITSFNYPNPYPHDQNCTWTIRVPQGNAINASFSDFVLEESRSSETELCYFDFVELREGRGSEAGRSVIGHYCRTHPPPPIGTSPTMNVLEVNFVSDYIVADNGFRLEWVVNGCGGELTKASGSFHSPNYPNAYPINTDCEWHIRTAPGTKIEITVHDFDLESFGNCVFDSLKIYGGPDASSPELQTLCHRQTNPIIATTQGNRAFLSLHSDQSVRGKGFNATYRTLRDGCGGVFSAPEGTIHTPGYPNQDVTNSDCQWTITVDRLHVVEFNFTDFDIQFSTNCSEEYVAVYDGTDATGPELTKRCLDSPTTPNFVRSTGNSLTVRLVYAGTSHGRGFTASYKRGCGATVNVSMEERGELVSPHYPHLFTSGLNCSWHLQAPEGSRVMLHIAHLDIHTRIPNINNC